A window from Sus scrofa isolate TJ Tabasco breed Duroc chromosome 2, Sscrofa11.1, whole genome shotgun sequence encodes these proteins:
- the LOC100511804 gene encoding olfactory receptor 18-like: MELQNLTKVSEYYLLGLSDDPELQPFIFGLFLSMYLVAILGNMLIILVVSSDSHLHTPMYFFLSNLSLADIGFITTTVPKMLVNMQAHSKSITYAGCLTQVSFFFLFGCLDSLLLAVMAYDRFVAICYPLHYLVIIKPRLCGLLVLVSFFVSLLDSQIHCLMVSQLAFCKDMDIPHFFCDVPKLLHLACYDISTNYIVIFLVGTISGFLPISGISFSYYKIVSSILRVSSSGGRYKAFSTCGSHLSAVCLFYGTGLGVYLSSVVSSSPKKDVVASVMYTVVTPMLNPFIYSLRNRDIKSALWRIVSRIA, encoded by the coding sequence ATGGAACTTCAGAATCTAACAAAGGTCTCAGAATATTACCTGCTGGGACTCTCAGATGATCCAGAACTTCAGCCCTTCATATTTGGGCTCTTTCTCTCCATGTACCTGGTTGCCATACTTGGAAACATGCTCATCATCCTGGTTGTCAGTTctgattcccacctccacacccccatgtacttcttcctttccaatctatcTTTGGCTGACATAGGCTTCATCACCACCACAGTCCCCAAGATGCTGGTGAATATGCAGGCACACAGCAAATCCATCACTTATGCAGGTTGCCTAACTCAGGtgtccttcttcttcctctttggctGCTTGGACAGTCTACTCCtggctgtgatggcctatgatcGGTTTGTGGCCATCTGTTACCCCCTGCACTACCTGGTCATCATAAAGCCCCGTCTCTGTGGCTTGTTGGTTCTGGTCTCATTTTTTGTGAGTCTTTTGGACTCTCAGATTCATTGCCTGATGGTATCACAACTTGCCTTCTGCAAAGACATGGACatccctcatttcttttgtgaTGTTCCTAAGCTTCTCCATCTTGCATGTTATGACATATCCACCAACTATATTGTTATATTTCTTGTTGGGACCATCTCTGGTTTTCTCCCTATATCAGGAATTAGTTTCTCTTACTATAAAAttgtttcctccattctgagagtcTCATCATCAGGTGGGAGGTATAAAGCCTTCTCCACATGTGGCTCTCACCTGTCAgctgtttgcttattttatggaacaggtCTTGGGGTGTACCTCAGTTCAGTTGTCTCATCTTCCCCAAAGAAGGATGTGGTAGCCTCAGtaatgtacactgtggtcacaccTATGCTGAATCCTTTtatctacagtctgaggaacagggACATCAAAAGTGCCCTGTGGAGGATTGTCAGCAGAATAGCCTAA